From Pseudanabaena galeata CCNP1313, a single genomic window includes:
- a CDS encoding DsrE family protein yields the protein MKLLNLVAPLFVISATAVGMPAIAGERDPLFVNMTADQPHRTTMAIQFSKSQFERGHPVTIFLNDKGVLVGSKANARIYREQQSALAEIIKQGGVVLVCPMCMKKYGVKESDLIDGAKIGSPELTGNALFKDNTQTLSW from the coding sequence ATGAAACTGCTAAATCTAGTTGCTCCCCTGTTTGTGATTTCTGCCACTGCCGTTGGGATGCCTGCCATTGCAGGGGAAAGAGATCCTCTATTTGTGAATATGACTGCTGACCAACCACATCGCACCACCATGGCGATTCAGTTTTCCAAGAGCCAATTTGAACGCGGTCATCCAGTTACGATTTTTCTAAATGACAAAGGTGTTCTTGTGGGTTCAAAGGCAAATGCGAGGATATACAGAGAACAACAGAGCGCTCTAGCAGAAATCATAAAGCAAGGCGGTGTTGTACTCGTCTGCCCTATGTGCATGAAAAAATATGGTGTTAAGGAATCCGACCTAATTGATGGCGCAAAGATAGGTTCACCAGAACTTACTGGTAATGCTTTATTTAAGGACAACACGCAGACATTATCTTGGTAA
- a CDS encoding thioredoxin domain-containing protein yields the protein MMILHYLQKQILVLALACLVMLTIFQPSAQARVGVLDVYFFHSETCPHCLRQKPLMQTIETYNKDVDVHFIEVNQDPQTWKDFRQKHNIPNGAVPRTFVGNKSFIGYSESDGSLEYNPVYFGYIGYRNQIIQAIASEIGHEVQLSKAIAISTSAAYQFPWWTMGIPLVYATSFPFLRKRLEQEQSRRYWLGGLVATVLMSLFLIIGLTPDTAINQFAQGLPFPIFVATISLADGFNPCAFTVLIILLSLLTYTKQRRDMIIVGGTFIITSAVMYFLFIMLMIGLGSILLEQYGKLFMLVLGISIAIAGIINLKDYFWFKQGVSLSLSEEQQRTISQKAGKIVRGLRDSAAGQMQFLAALGGTILLAIFVNLVELGCTAILPAVYMTTLINYCAASSPQTNWSCYITWTALYAIIYIIPLLLILGNFIYSFESSRFTESQGRRLKLVAGLFMVFFGMVMIFRPELLMFG from the coding sequence ATGATGATACTTCATTACCTGCAAAAGCAAATTCTTGTTTTAGCTCTTGCTTGTCTTGTGATGTTGACGATTTTTCAGCCATCAGCACAGGCAAGAGTGGGAGTTTTAGATGTTTACTTTTTTCACAGTGAAACTTGTCCCCACTGCCTTCGCCAAAAGCCTTTAATGCAGACGATTGAGACTTACAACAAAGATGTGGATGTCCACTTCATTGAAGTTAATCAAGATCCACAAACTTGGAAGGATTTTAGACAGAAGCATAATATTCCCAATGGAGCAGTGCCTCGAACGTTCGTGGGAAACAAGTCTTTTATTGGCTATAGCGAAAGTGATGGTTCTCTAGAATACAATCCAGTTTATTTTGGTTATATTGGCTATCGCAACCAAATTATCCAAGCGATCGCCAGTGAGATTGGTCATGAAGTGCAACTATCAAAAGCGATCGCTATCTCTACAAGTGCAGCATATCAATTCCCTTGGTGGACAATGGGGATACCATTGGTTTATGCGACGAGTTTCCCTTTCCTCAGAAAGCGATTAGAGCAAGAGCAGAGCAGACGCTATTGGTTGGGAGGATTAGTCGCTACTGTTCTGATGAGCTTGTTTTTAATCATTGGGTTGACTCCAGATACGGCGATCAATCAGTTTGCTCAAGGTCTGCCTTTTCCGATTTTTGTGGCAACTATTTCCTTAGCAGATGGGTTTAATCCTTGTGCTTTTACGGTTTTAATTATTCTGCTCTCGTTGCTCACTTACACCAAGCAAAGGCGAGACATGATCATTGTTGGTGGGACTTTCATCATTACTTCGGCGGTGATGTATTTTCTATTCATCATGCTGATGATCGGGTTGGGTTCTATTTTATTAGAACAATATGGCAAACTTTTTATGTTAGTGCTGGGAATCAGCATTGCGATCGCAGGTATTATTAATCTCAAAGATTATTTTTGGTTCAAACAAGGGGTTTCGCTATCCTTATCTGAAGAACAACAACGTACCATTAGCCAAAAAGCGGGCAAAATCGTTCGTGGTCTAAGAGACTCAGCCGCAGGGCAAATGCAATTTTTAGCAGCATTGGGTGGAACGATATTATTAGCAATTTTCGTAAATCTTGTCGAGCTAGGATGTACAGCTATTTTACCTGCTGTCTATATGACCACTCTAATTAACTACTGTGCCGCGAGTTCACCACAGACAAATTGGTCTTGTTATATTACTTGGACAGCACTCTACGCAATCATCTATATCATTCCGTTATTGCTGATTTTAGGAAACTTTATCTACTCATTTGAATCATCGCGATTTACAGAAAGCCAAGGACGAAGACTCAAGTTAGTAGCAGGGCTGTTTATGGTGTTTTTTGGGATGGTCATGATTTTTCGCCCAGAGCTTTTGATGTTTGGCTAG
- the katG gene encoding catalase/peroxidase HPI, with amino-acid sequence MNNTTTTSGKCPVIHGSVTKTSMSNMEWWPKALNLDILSQHDRKTNPMGADFNYREEVKKLDVAALKKDLHALMTDSQDWWPADWGHYGGLMIRMTWHAAGTYRIADGRGGAGTGNQRFAPINSWPDNTNLDKARRLLWPIKMKYGNKLSWADLITYAGTIAYESMGLKTFGFAFGREDIWHPEKDIYWGSEKEWLARSNNPHSRYSGERDLENPLAAVMMGLIYVNPEGVDGYPDPLKTAHDVRVTFARMAMNDEETVALTAGGHTVGKCHGNGDAAMLGAEPEAADVEEQGLGWINKTQRGIGRNTVTSGIEGAWTTYPTRWDNGYFHMLLNYDWELKKSPAGAWQWEPVNVREEDKPIDVEDPTIRRNLVMTDADMAMKMDTAYRKISERFYNEPEYFAEVFARAWFKLTHRDMGPKTRYIGPDLPQEDLIWQDPIPKGNTNYDVQVVKDRIAASGLSISEMVCTAWDSARTFRGSDKRGGANGSRIRLAPQKGWAGNEPARLTKVLTLLESIAEDTGASVADVIVLAGNVGIEQAAQAAGFDIIVPFCSGRGDATDEMTDTESFDVLEPLHDGYRNWLKKGYAVSAEELMLDRTQLMGLTAPEMTVLVGGMRVLGSNYGGTKHGVFTDREGVLTNDFFVNLTDMNYTWKPASNNLYEIRDRKTDQIKWTATRVDLVFGSNSILRAYAEVYAQDDNKEKFVQDFVAAWAKVMNADRFDLA; translated from the coding sequence ATGAATAATACGACAACTACCAGTGGCAAATGCCCAGTAATACACGGCAGTGTTACGAAAACTAGCATGTCGAACATGGAATGGTGGCCCAAGGCACTTAATCTCGATATTTTAAGTCAGCACGATCGCAAGACTAACCCGATGGGAGCAGACTTCAACTATCGGGAAGAGGTCAAGAAACTTGACGTAGCCGCGCTCAAAAAAGACCTGCACGCACTGATGACGGACAGCCAAGACTGGTGGCCTGCGGACTGGGGACACTATGGTGGGCTGATGATCCGCATGACTTGGCACGCGGCGGGAACCTATCGTATTGCAGATGGTCGCGGCGGAGCGGGTACTGGTAATCAGCGTTTTGCACCCATCAACTCTTGGCCAGATAACACCAATCTCGATAAGGCACGCCGTCTGCTCTGGCCGATCAAAATGAAATATGGAAACAAGCTCAGTTGGGCAGATCTGATTACCTACGCAGGTACTATCGCCTATGAATCTATGGGACTAAAGACCTTCGGCTTTGCCTTTGGTCGAGAAGATATCTGGCATCCCGAAAAAGATATCTACTGGGGTTCGGAGAAGGAATGGCTTGCCCGCAGTAACAATCCCCACAGTCGCTATTCTGGCGAACGGGATCTTGAAAATCCTCTTGCTGCCGTGATGATGGGGCTAATCTACGTCAACCCCGAAGGCGTGGACGGCTATCCCGACCCACTCAAGACTGCCCATGATGTGCGTGTGACCTTTGCCCGTATGGCTATGAACGACGAAGAAACTGTCGCCCTCACTGCTGGTGGACACACAGTGGGCAAATGCCACGGTAATGGTGATGCTGCAATGCTCGGCGCGGAACCCGAAGCTGCCGATGTCGAAGAACAGGGCTTGGGTTGGATCAACAAGACCCAGCGCGGCATTGGTCGTAACACCGTGACCAGCGGCATTGAAGGCGCATGGACAACCTATCCCACCCGATGGGATAACGGCTATTTCCACATGCTGCTGAATTACGACTGGGAACTGAAGAAGAGTCCAGCAGGTGCTTGGCAATGGGAACCCGTCAACGTTAGAGAAGAAGACAAGCCCATTGATGTCGAAGACCCCACAATCCGCCGTAACCTAGTCATGACCGATGCCGACATGGCTATGAAGATGGATACTGCATATCGGAAGATCTCCGAACGGTTCTATAATGAACCAGAATATTTTGCTGAAGTCTTTGCACGGGCTTGGTTCAAGCTGACACATCGGGATATGGGTCCAAAGACTCGTTACATCGGTCCCGATTTGCCGCAAGAAGATCTGATCTGGCAAGATCCGATTCCTAAGGGGAATACCAACTATGATGTTCAGGTAGTAAAGGATAGAATTGCGGCTAGCGGTCTGAGCATCAGCGAAATGGTATGCACTGCATGGGACAGCGCCAGAACTTTCCGAGGTTCGGATAAGCGAGGGGGGGCTAATGGATCTCGTATCCGCTTAGCCCCGCAAAAGGGTTGGGCAGGCAACGAGCCTGCACGTCTAACCAAGGTACTGACATTACTCGAAAGCATTGCGGAGGATACTGGAGCCAGTGTCGCTGATGTTATCGTACTTGCAGGTAACGTCGGCATCGAGCAGGCGGCACAGGCTGCTGGCTTTGACATTATCGTTCCCTTCTGCTCTGGTCGTGGTGACGCGACGGACGAGATGACCGATACCGAATCGTTTGATGTGCTGGAACCTCTCCATGACGGCTATCGTAACTGGCTCAAGAAGGGCTATGCCGTCAGCGCCGAAGAGCTGATGCTCGATCGCACCCAACTGATGGGGTTAACTGCCCCTGAGATGACGGTGCTGGTTGGCGGTATGCGTGTGCTGGGTAGCAACTATGGCGGCACTAAGCACGGTGTGTTCACTGATCGCGAAGGCGTATTAACCAACGACTTCTTCGTGAATCTGACTGACATGAACTACACATGGAAGCCAGCTAGTAATAATCTGTATGAAATCCGCGATCGCAAAACAGATCAGATTAAATGGACGGCGACACGGGTAGATCTTGTCTTCGGCTCCAACTCGATCCTTCGTGCCTATGCCGAAGTCTACGCGCAGGATGACAACAAAGAAAAGTTCGTGCAGGACTTCGTGGCAGCTTGGGCGAAGGTGATGAACGCCGATCGCTTTGATCTTGCCTAA
- a CDS encoding transposase, producing the protein MPHLYLQLQQQLRQWIKPKDKRHLQGFAESVAAILQSGSASLSHWLPYLSHRECQARSQMERLSYFVHNPHIIAETFYNPLVKHFLQAFAGASLELALDTSMLWDKFCLIEICLIWGGRSITLAQVVLEHGSATVGFEHYRPVLEQVLTLLPPESKVTLLADRGFEHGELIRWLQQNQWSWAFRAKSDLLVTLPTGTTKRVEQLIPPTEQAYLVPNVTVLGDVNCHLATANLDMANGSWAVLTDIPPSLQTFALYGKRFGGIEPHFKDYKSAAFNVVSSHLRDAQSLTCLFMLLATANLIAVILGIMLVRLGQRAAIDWHDHRGLSFLQLGLRQLHTLLYQQKPLPLLQIFPRTNPPPACASIAKREKLDFRIEFARITIVSS; encoded by the coding sequence ATGCCCCACCTATATCTTCAGCTACAACAACAATTGCGTCAATGGATCAAGCCAAAAGATAAGCGACATCTCCAAGGATTTGCGGAGTCTGTAGCTGCGATATTGCAATCAGGAAGTGCGAGTCTGAGTCATTGGTTGCCCTATTTAAGCCATCGAGAGTGCCAAGCCAGAAGTCAGATGGAAAGACTAAGCTACTTTGTGCATAATCCACATATCATCGCCGAGACATTCTATAACCCATTGGTGAAGCACTTTCTCCAAGCATTTGCAGGAGCATCGTTGGAACTAGCTCTCGATACGAGTATGCTGTGGGATAAATTCTGTCTGATCGAAATATGCTTGATTTGGGGTGGAAGGTCGATTACTTTAGCGCAAGTGGTATTAGAGCATGGAAGCGCTACTGTTGGCTTTGAGCATTACCGTCCCGTATTAGAACAAGTACTCACCCTATTGCCGCCAGAAAGCAAAGTGACCTTACTTGCCGACCGAGGCTTTGAACATGGGGAATTAATCCGATGGTTACAGCAAAATCAATGGTCTTGGGCATTTCGCGCAAAGTCCGATCTGCTAGTGACTTTGCCGACAGGTACAACCAAGCGCGTCGAACAACTGATACCTCCCACAGAGCAAGCTTATCTAGTTCCCAATGTCACCGTACTCGGTGATGTTAATTGTCACTTAGCGACGGCTAACCTAGACATGGCTAACGGTTCATGGGCTGTCCTTACCGATATTCCCCCTTCATTACAGACTTTTGCTCTCTATGGCAAACGCTTTGGCGGTATTGAACCTCATTTTAAGGATTACAAGTCGGCGGCTTTTAATGTGGTTAGCTCGCATCTCCGTGATGCTCAATCTCTTACCTGTTTGTTTATGCTCCTTGCCACTGCTAACCTGATTGCTGTAATTCTTGGCATAATGTTGGTGCGTTTGGGGCAAAGGGCGGCTATTGATTGGCACGATCATCGCGGCTTGAGTTTTCTGCAACTCGGTCTCCGTCAGCTTCACACCCTTCTTTACCAACAAAAACCTCTTCCTCTTTTGCAGATTTTCCCTAGAACTAATCCTCCACCTGCCTGTGCTTCTATTGCCAAACGCGAAAAGTTAGATTTTCGTATCGAATTTGCTCGTATTACCATTGTCTCATCTTGA
- a CDS encoding DUF4253 domain-containing protein → MDKYQNLLDKGTNGCNYDLDTADIIQKLRVWDAQYGIELSEVESDRLIVTFSNLPDDLTDLAVDIYEFCPDTIEQGFGCTDDMINMLQESQQEIPAELQEMIVGIDFDDENYGLEILKRSLISTKELFLWWD, encoded by the coding sequence ATGGACAAGTATCAAAACCTTCTAGATAAGGGAACAAATGGTTGTAACTATGATCTTGATACTGCGGATATCATCCAAAAGCTTCGGGTTTGGGATGCCCAATATGGTATAGAACTGTCTGAAGTGGAGTCCGATCGCTTAATAGTGACCTTTAGCAATTTACCTGATGATCTAACTGATCTTGCCGTAGATATTTACGAATTTTGTCCTGATACAATTGAGCAAGGGTTTGGCTGTACCGATGACATGATCAATATGCTCCAAGAATCACAGCAAGAGATTCCAGCAGAATTGCAGGAAATGATTGTAGGAATTGACTTTGACGATGAAAACTATGGTTTAGAAATTTTGAAGCGATCGCTGATCTCGACCAAAGAATTATTTTTATGGTGGGATTAA
- a CDS encoding CsbD family protein, translating into MVSLQQLRRFFLNISLSVILVTFISLGFGTASSWAGISSTDSISQPQIPIATMKQEDKINEVKGKIKEKIGNITGDSKKQAAGKAMQFKAKTLEGLNNSIENPNYKPNSQNCETEDCAREATENVESQIRENWN; encoded by the coding sequence ATGGTTTCACTTCAACAGTTACGTCGCTTTTTTCTCAATATTAGCTTGTCAGTAATACTCGTAACTTTTATCTCCTTGGGTTTTGGTACGGCATCTAGTTGGGCAGGAATTTCATCCACAGATTCCATTAGCCAACCTCAGATTCCAATTGCAACCATGAAGCAAGAAGATAAAATTAACGAGGTCAAGGGCAAGATTAAAGAAAAGATCGGCAATATAACTGGCGATTCAAAAAAACAAGCTGCTGGCAAAGCCATGCAATTTAAAGCTAAAACCCTAGAAGGACTCAATAATAGTATTGAGAATCCTAACTACAAACCCAATTCTCAGAACTGTGAAACCGAAGATTGCGCTCGTGAGGCAACGGAAAATGTAGAATCTCAAATTCGTGAAAATTGGAACTAA
- the modD gene encoding ModD protein: MKNIFSDAAITQLIEEDVPYFDLTTFGLGIGKQQGAIEFYSRHPMVVCATEESARVFELCGAKVQNYVESGLKVANEELILKATGSAEALHIAWRIALNLMEYASGMASRTKSLVTAAHEIDPSVAIVCTRKAFPSTRKLSMKAILAGGAVPHRLGLSETILIFKEHLTYLGGMSELLKHLPELKHRFQESKIGMEVETEMEAWAIAEAGVDIIQFDKVACADLKTLVTDLKHKYPNIKLAAAGGINPDNIRDYASTGIDLLVTSYPYFGRPADIGVKMFNLELSSVS, translated from the coding sequence ATGAAGAATATATTTTCAGATGCAGCAATCACCCAACTGATTGAGGAAGATGTTCCCTATTTTGATTTGACAACGTTTGGATTGGGTATAGGGAAGCAGCAGGGTGCAATCGAATTTTATTCCCGTCATCCCATGGTTGTTTGTGCCACAGAAGAATCTGCTAGAGTCTTTGAGCTTTGTGGAGCTAAGGTTCAGAATTACGTTGAAAGTGGGCTTAAAGTAGCAAACGAAGAACTGATTCTCAAAGCAACAGGTTCTGCTGAAGCATTGCATATCGCATGGAGAATAGCGCTCAACTTGATGGAATATGCTTCTGGGATGGCTTCGCGGACTAAAAGCTTGGTGACTGCGGCGCATGAGATCGATCCATCAGTAGCGATCGTCTGCACTCGCAAAGCTTTTCCGAGTACTCGTAAATTATCTATGAAGGCAATTTTGGCAGGTGGTGCTGTCCCGCATCGACTAGGGCTATCGGAAACGATCCTGATTTTTAAGGAACATCTGACCTATCTTGGTGGAATGTCAGAACTGCTAAAACATTTACCCGAACTCAAACATCGATTTCAAGAATCTAAGATTGGTATGGAAGTTGAAACTGAAATGGAGGCATGGGCGATCGCGGAAGCTGGAGTGGATATCATTCAGTTTGATAAAGTTGCTTGTGCAGATCTCAAGACTTTGGTGACAGATTTAAAGCATAAGTATCCCAACATCAAACTTGCTGCGGCTGGTGGGATCAATCCAGACAACATTCGTGACTATGCCAGTACAGGAATTGATCTACTGGTCACCAGCTATCCCTATTTTGGCAGACCTGCTGATATTGGTGTAAAAATGTTCAACTTGGAATTATCTAGCGTCAGTTAA
- a CDS encoding damage-control phosphatase ARMT1 family protein: MKTSLDCIPCLLRQSLDAARLVSPDPSVHEQIIRDVLHWTGEMDLNQSPPEIAQLIHRRLRELTGVTDPYHEAKNWQNRMAMELIPKFRAEVKAAKNPLLMAARLAIAGNVIDMGSNGNLTEADVQESLSKALTEPFFGEEDRFQQAIAQAKSVLYLADNAGEIAFDRLLVEQIINQIPPERVTLVVRGAPVLNDATFIDAHTVGIDQIVEVINNGSDAPGTLLNDCSEEFCRRFTEADLIIAKGQGNFETLNNNPSNIFCLFKVKCGVIANLVNQPIGMQMLIHSQLGLGQKC, encoded by the coding sequence ATGAAGACCTCCTTAGATTGTATTCCTTGTCTTTTACGTCAATCATTAGATGCAGCTAGGTTAGTTTCGCCCGATCCTTCTGTCCATGAGCAAATTATCCGTGATGTTCTGCATTGGACAGGGGAAATGGACTTAAACCAATCGCCTCCTGAAATTGCCCAACTGATCCATCGGCGGTTACGCGAACTAACAGGAGTGACTGATCCCTATCATGAGGCTAAAAACTGGCAAAATCGGATGGCGATGGAATTGATTCCTAAATTCAGGGCTGAAGTCAAGGCAGCTAAAAATCCGTTATTGATGGCAGCCCGTCTGGCGATCGCAGGCAATGTGATTGATATGGGCAGTAATGGCAATCTCACAGAAGCAGATGTACAAGAGTCTTTAAGTAAAGCTCTAACGGAACCATTTTTTGGAGAAGAAGATCGGTTTCAACAGGCGATCGCTCAAGCAAAATCAGTTTTATATCTAGCGGATAATGCAGGAGAAATAGCTTTTGACCGACTTCTAGTGGAACAAATAATCAATCAAATTCCGCCAGAACGAGTGACGCTGGTGGTGCGCGGTGCGCCTGTTCTCAATGACGCAACTTTTATTGACGCGCATACAGTGGGTATCGATCAAATTGTGGAGGTGATTAACAATGGTTCCGATGCTCCTGGTACGCTCTTAAATGATTGCAGTGAAGAATTTTGCCGCCGCTTTACCGAGGCAGACTTAATTATTGCTAAGGGGCAAGGAAATTTTGAAACTCTCAATAATAATCCCAGCAATATTTTTTGCTTATTTAAGGTCAAATGTGGGGTAATTGCTAATCTTGTTAATCAACCAATTGGTATGCAGATGCTTATACATTCCCAACTTGGTTTAGGGCAGAAATGTTGA
- a CDS encoding GNAT family N-acetyltransferase yields the protein MKIREATAVDSELIRNLHLDAFGKEDGSAISRLAIDLLADETAKPLLALIAENETDIVGSIIFSTVKVKGSEEIVAYILAPLAVASAFQRKGVGRALIERGLQMLKDRSTDLVFVLGDPKYYSRYGFSHNHHFSPPYELPYREAWMAITLKDRAFESVNGQILCARSLNSPEHW from the coding sequence ATGAAAATTCGAGAGGCTACGGCAGTCGATTCCGAACTGATTAGGAATCTACATCTTGACGCTTTTGGCAAAGAGGATGGATCTGCGATATCAAGGTTGGCGATTGATTTGCTGGCAGATGAAACCGCAAAACCTTTGCTTGCCTTGATTGCCGAAAACGAGACAGATATTGTTGGGAGCATTATATTTAGCACCGTAAAGGTGAAGGGCAGTGAGGAAATAGTCGCCTACATTCTCGCACCACTGGCGGTGGCAAGCGCTTTTCAGCGAAAGGGTGTCGGGCGGGCGCTTATCGAGCGCGGACTACAAATGCTGAAAGATAGAAGCACCGATCTAGTGTTTGTTCTAGGCGATCCGAAGTATTACAGTCGATATGGGTTTTCCCACAATCACCATTTTTCTCCGCCCTATGAACTACCGTATCGCGAGGCATGGATGGCGATCACGCTGAAGGATCGTGCCTTTGAGTCGGTAAATGGTCAGATCTTATGCGCTCGATCACTCAATTCTCCAGAGCATTGGTGA
- a CDS encoding proton extrusion protein PcxA (involved in light-induced Na+-dependent proton extrusion), with amino-acid sequence MASVIAPNPEDQASQKAKQILNKLAVVDQVLARYKDSEISLLDSILDSHHLEESVVVSKSLDLDRDEKLAASTIPEPEILTNKPVPLLRSIFPSFTKYNRERRSNTEADVIKEFQLSRYRTKRALKFLAILIIIPLVTQQVAKNFIFSPIFSHFQAANLLEISLNSQLEREAIEEVEAFEKKIKFEINIGKTPNLSTEDVEKMVHQKSIEVARKSEHEGSNALQNIFADLLSAIVFAWILIAGKRSVEILKDFLDEKIYGLNESAKAFLIILFTDVFVGFHSSHGWEVVMEGILRHLGIPENRDFIYLFIATFPVVLDSIFKYWIFCYLSRVSPSAVATYRNMNE; translated from the coding sequence ATGGCTAGTGTGATCGCGCCCAATCCTGAAGACCAAGCCAGTCAAAAAGCAAAACAAATTCTCAATAAATTGGCGGTAGTAGATCAAGTTTTAGCTCGCTACAAAGACTCAGAAATATCACTCTTAGATTCTATTTTAGATTCCCATCATCTTGAAGAATCCGTAGTTGTCAGCAAATCCCTAGATCTAGATCGAGATGAAAAACTTGCAGCTAGTACAATACCAGAACCAGAGATCTTAACGAATAAACCAGTTCCCTTGCTACGATCCATTTTTCCTAGTTTTACAAAATACAATCGTGAACGCAGATCGAATACAGAAGCCGATGTGATCAAAGAATTTCAACTTTCACGATATCGCACCAAAAGAGCTTTAAAGTTTCTGGCGATTTTAATTATCATTCCTCTCGTAACACAGCAGGTTGCCAAGAATTTTATTTTTTCGCCAATTTTTTCACACTTCCAAGCCGCCAATCTGTTAGAGATTTCACTCAATTCACAGTTAGAAAGAGAAGCGATTGAAGAGGTTGAGGCTTTTGAGAAAAAGATTAAGTTTGAGATAAATATCGGTAAAACCCCTAATCTTTCTACAGAAGATGTGGAAAAGATGGTACATCAAAAAAGTATTGAAGTTGCTAGAAAGAGCGAACATGAAGGCTCTAATGCCTTGCAAAATATCTTTGCCGATCTGCTTTCCGCGATTGTATTTGCATGGATTCTGATCGCTGGCAAAAGGAGTGTAGAAATCCTCAAAGATTTTTTAGATGAAAAAATTTACGGTTTGAACGAAAGTGCGAAAGCATTCTTGATTATTTTATTTACCGATGTGTTTGTGGGATTCCACTCTTCGCACGGATGGGAAGTAGTCATGGAAGGGATTCTAAGGCATCTGGGCATACCTGAAAACAGGGATTTTATCTACCTATTCATTGCGACTTTCCCTGTGGTTTTAGATTCGATCTTCAAATATTGGATTTTCTGCTACCTCAGCCGTGTATCGCCATCTGCGGTTGCCACTTACAGAAATATGAACGAGTAA
- a CDS encoding DUF2202 domain-containing protein yields the protein MNSKKKIVLGIAIATCIGLVPATLIYAQRQSYSDTVAQVPTASQALTSADIEGLKFMREEEKMARDVYQVLGNRWNLRSFSNINQAEQRHMDQVKTLMQSYGIADPVVSDRVGEFANPELAAMYTQLVQRGQTSLPEALKVGALIEETDIKDLRDRLNATVNPQIKATYGYLLQGSYNHLQAFVRQIERQGGSYTPQVLSQQELTEILAQGHRSGWR from the coding sequence ATGAACTCTAAGAAAAAAATTGTTTTGGGAATTGCGATCGCCACTTGCATAGGCTTGGTTCCTGCCACATTGATTTATGCTCAGAGACAGAGCTATTCCGATACTGTAGCCCAAGTACCAACTGCTTCTCAAGCGCTAACTAGTGCCGATATCGAAGGTTTGAAGTTCATGCGTGAAGAAGAAAAAATGGCGCGTGATGTATATCAAGTTTTGGGCAATCGCTGGAACCTTCGCAGTTTCAGTAATATTAATCAAGCAGAACAGCGCCACATGGATCAGGTGAAGACGCTGATGCAGTCCTATGGTATTGCCGATCCTGTGGTTAGCGATCGCGTAGGGGAATTTGCTAATCCTGAACTAGCAGCGATGTATACGCAACTGGTACAGCGCGGACAGACTTCATTGCCCGAAGCCTTAAAAGTGGGCGCATTGATCGAAGAAACTGATATTAAAGATTTGCGCGATCGCCTGAATGCAACTGTTAATCCTCAGATCAAAGCGACGTATGGATATTTGCTGCAAGGTTCCTACAATCATTTGCAAGCTTTTGTCAGACAGATTGAGAGACAAGGTGGATCTTATACTCCTCAAGTTCTCTCGCAGCAGGAGCTTACAGAGATTTTGGCTCAGGGACATCGCTCTGGTTGGCGTTAG
- a CDS encoding class I SAM-dependent methyltransferase — MWDERFSSLEYIYGTEPNDFLVSVASQIPQGKVLCLADGEGRNGTYLASLGYEVVSVDQSTVGLAKAQKLAQEKQVAITTIHADLADFAITPQAWDGIISIFCHLPSELRTKVYRQAVQGLKSNGVFVLESFTPEQLQYDTGSPKNLDMLPSLSTLQQELADLQWEIARGVERDLNEGRFHDGKAAVIQILGRK, encoded by the coding sequence ATGTGGGATGAACGTTTTAGCAGCTTGGAATATATCTATGGCACTGAGCCAAATGACTTTTTGGTTTCGGTAGCATCCCAAATTCCCCAAGGCAAAGTTCTCTGTTTAGCAGACGGAGAAGGAAGAAATGGGACTTATTTAGCATCTTTAGGCTATGAAGTAGTATCAGTAGATCAATCCACAGTAGGGCTTGCCAAAGCTCAAAAACTAGCGCAAGAAAAACAGGTGGCGATCACCACTATCCATGCCGATCTCGCTGATTTTGCGATCACCCCGCAAGCTTGGGATGGGATTATTTCCATCTTTTGCCATTTGCCCTCAGAGTTACGAACTAAAGTGTATCGCCAAGCCGTGCAAGGATTGAAGTCCAACGGTGTTTTTGTACTTGAATCCTTTACCCCTGAACAACTGCAATACGATACGGGTAGTCCTAAAAATTTAGATATGCTTCCTTCTCTCAGCACATTGCAACAGGAACTCGCCGATCTGCAATGGGAAATTGCGAGGGGCGTAGAACGAGATTTAAATGAAGGACGCTTTCACGATGGTAAAGCCGCAGTCATTCAAATTCTTGGTAGAAAATAA